The DNA sequence ttaataaataaaataattataataattactgaaataaatgatttaaaaaatatttaccgaaataaatacccctctcttatttcgtttatactgtaaacaagataattttgcatgtatctcgtttacactgtaaacgagataaggcctGTCGACGCCTATAAGTATATGTCGTTCACAGCGTGCTTCTGGGCCCCAATTTTACCTTGTCAACCACTTTCTCTTCTCTATTATCCTTTTCTGACCATATTTTCGACTGATACTGCGATGGCGCGCTAGGCGGGGAACGACGGAGACATCAACAGGCTGAATGAGACGTCGCATTACGCCGGGGCAGCCGATTTTGAGGTTAGTTTTATTCTGTTTAATTCTGTGCAATCCCATatggaaattttttttatatgcgaCCATGGTTAGGATAGTCGCGAAGAACTAGAACATAGTTTGTAGCTTTAGCAGTAGGTCTCTAGTAGAAATTTAGAACTCTATTTACTTGTGAAAGGTTGTTACGACATAATTATTAGTTTGGAACTCTGTTTTACTTGTGCTAGGTTGTTACTATTTATAACGTTCTAGTTAGGTTTTATTTGGTATGTAATATGTAATTTAGAAATATGTGTAAGTTAGAAAGAAATATTTATTTAACGTTAATATTTTGTATATCATATTAAATTGATCTAATTACAAAACGAAAAAAAAGTGTAAGAATTcactaaacaaaaaattttaaattatttctttataaggctgaattttttttattcttcaaagGCCTCGCCTTCTACTGTCCCGGCGAGTGAGTCATACCCTTCCTCCACCAGACGCGATCGTCCCATATCTGGCTGAGGCTGGATTCGGCGACACGGTGCCCCTCAGGAATTTCACTTTTGACAATTTCCTGATTTCGGCATTCGTGGAGTGATGGCGTCCGGAGACACTAACCTTTCATCTCCCGTGGGGTGAGGTCactatcaccctgcaggacgtggcataccacCTAGGCCTACGCGCAAACGGAGACCCAGTTGGGGGTGCCTCTGTGACTTTGGTAGGTGGTACCACACGGAGAGGTGGGAATTGGTGCAGTAGGTGCTTGGTTCCAGGCCTTCTGTGGCTCCACAGCAGGCGGCGCAGAGGAAGGAGTCGTTCACGCTCAAGCTTGTTTGGCTGCAGGATCGTGTCTGCTAGATGCCCCCTACAGATGACTCGGAGACCCTCTGACAGTATGCCAGGAGATACATCATGTTACTGATCGGAGGATATCCGATGACGGGCAAGTCGAACAACTTGGTCCACGCGCGTTGGCTCCCTCTTCTCCGGGACTTTGGGCAGTGCTGGGCGTTGTCTTAGGGATCGGCTGTGCTGGCCTGGACGTACCAGTCACTGTGTTCGGTGGCACAGCGGGGTGTCACATACATCACTGGCTACATTCTGCTATTGATGTCTTACATCTACCAGAGATTTCCTCAGTGGTGTCCACCAGATAGAGGGATCTACCAGTATCCTATGGCTGCGAGGTAACAAATGTTTATTTCTGTAtttagttaaattaatttgtaactTCTTACGACCTGTTATTTAACGAACTGTTTATATTCTCTTGGTTGGTGTCAGGTTGGTTGGATTGCAGCAACATAGCAGGGATCAGGATGAGACCAGGGTACTGCATTGGAGGGTTTCAATCGACCGGTTACGATTGGATGAGGTTAGTTCCACGTTTACCACCATAACATATTTGTTTTATTTCTTAACATTGAATTGTTTTTGGGTGGCTGACTATTATGTCTACGGTTTTTTCAATTTGCATGGAGAGTGTACGATGACCCTGTTGTACAGGCTCTGTGCCCTCCTTCGATCCTTGAGGAGGGGGAGTGGAGGGGACATGGTTGTCAGCTGTTCCCCTGGTATGTTTCAACATATTGCAGTTTCACCAGGTTGATCGGGTGAAACGACAGTTCAATAGAGAGCAGCAGGTGCCTGACACTCCGGTAAACCTTGACAGGTATAAATGATGTCTTATTTATCATTGCTTATCTGAGTTTAGATGTCAGTTGTTCCAATTATGATGTGTGTGTCACTATGTGACAGTAGATTATACACTTCCTCTTTTTCCTGATAGGTTCTTGACGTACACTGGCCGTGGTGAGGATGTCTGGTGGCCCGACCAACTTAAAGATTGGTACGATGGCTAGTTCCAGCAATTTGATCCTGGTCACAGGATCTCTGTACATCATACATTTGACACCAGGCCGACCCGAGAGTACTATGATTGGTGGCGTGGGGCTTTCCGTGTTAGGCATCTGTCAAGTTAAGAAGTTTTGGAGGATCCAAGACTCGTGGAGTTGCCCCTCGACATACAGCCCACTGCCAGCCAACTTAGGGACGAACTCTACCTTTCCTGGGGAGTACCTGATCAGCGTAGACGTGCGAGGGAGTAAAAGGAGGATACCCGACGACCTGCTAGGAGGGACAGAGGCACTAGGGAGCGTTGACCTGGCAAGCCGGTTTGGAGGGAGAAGGTCAGGCCTCGTCGGGTTAGGCTGGATGTAGGGTCTGACGAGGAGGCGGAGTTCGACCGCCAGGAGTATTACAGAGACGTCCCACAAGACAGAGAGGCTTCACCTCCGGGTTTGCCTCCTCCACCTCCTGTACCTCCCCTGGCACACGCACTGCATCCACCATCTGGTTTTGGAGGGCCGCATCATCGGGCAGTCTGGGACACATCACCGCCGGGTTGGCATGATGCAGGTCCATCCAGCATCCATCAGGAGAAGGAGATGGTTGACGAGATCTTCTTTGATGATGCCTTCTAGCTTCACACTGCCGATACAGCCTCGCTGAATCGGATCGCCGAGTCATTCCGGACCGGCAGGGAGCAGGGTATCAGACAGTACCAGCATTCATCCACTCCTGCGTAGACCACCTCATAGATGCCTCAAATATCACCGGCTTCTACCTCGTCGTACGGGGCGGGTCTTCGTCTGGGTAGTTAGTATGCGACCCCGCTGTCCTACGACTATGGTATGTTTTTATTGTCTTGTATTTGCTTCACTTGTTTATTATTTAGGGTAGTTGGTGTGAACTTCTGTATTGTAAAATGCTGTTGTTTATTATGACGTAAATTCATATGACATTATCCTCTTCTTTAAGTGAACTCTCTTTATCACGATGTTTTTGTAACTATTAATACCGTCCGCGAATAGTTTTTCTAGCTACAATTCTTTGAAAAATACAGAAATATCATGAAAGTATGAAAATAGTTTATACGAGCTTAAAACTAAAATACTACATTTACAATAAATTGAAATAGTTACAGTTTCATTGAACTAGTATAATCCAACGAGGAAATACACCAACAGGAGTAAAATACATCCATACAAAAAATACTGTCTATACTAGGCATCTCGCGTGGGTTGATTAGGACAACCCCTTCTAGTATGACCAACTTGCCTGTAGAGGCCACAACGCTTCTCATGTCGCTCGACTTCATCCTTATCATTCTGGAATCTAGTAGAAATGGGCATTCCAGTAGCCTTCCGACGCATGACTAGATTAGGACACAGTATCGTCCCATACCACTCCGACCACAGGGACTCGTCAGAGATCAGCGGAAACTCTATCTCATACACCTTGAAAATAGCTTCGTGTCTGTAAACTGGATGAACATACGGGGCCCACTCAATGCTGCTGGCGGCACACCCTACAAGTACATGGTGGCACGAATAGTGGAGAGACTGAAATAGGCCACAGTCACACGTACCCGCTAACAGCCGAACGCAGAACGAACCTTGCGACTAACCCTCGAATGGCTCTAACTCTTCCACAACAAACACAAAGGCCCGCCTGTCACAATGCGTGACACATATCTTCGGATGCCTTCTCTATTCTTCTCAATGGCTACCATGAGCCTCTGGGAGATGCGGTTTCCAGCCAGCATCTGTGACTGCGCCTCCCTGCCCTTCATCACGAACAACTTCTGAAGCCTTTCGTACGTGATGCGCACGATTGCTGAAATCAGCAAGTATCGTGTCCCCTTTAGAACTGTATTGATGCACTCTAACAGATTTGTCGTCATATGACCAAACTGCCGCCCACTGTCGCAATGTTGTAGCCAAATCTCCTTATTGAAACGACCAGCTCATTTTGTCATCACCGGGGAAATTCCCCTCAACGCATCCATGTACCATTCATACCCTGCCTTGCTAGAACTATAAGCAGCGTTTATGAGGTATCTCTTGCCCTTGGCAGACTTGAAATGAGCCATGAAATTTGCCGTCAAGTGTTTGATACAGTAAGCATGGAAGGCTCTAAGGGGATACCAACCACTATCATCGGAGCTGAGGGCGGCCTTGATGGCCTGCAATCTGTCGGAGATAACCAACAGGCCGTCTTGTAGggtgactgataaacccatattttatgatatatattgtcctcaattcaagagatttattcaatccttcacccacttattcatgaaaattgcatggttttacttttccttccttattatgtgattgatgagcggataatttatacgctttttggcattgtttttagtatatttttagtaggatctagttacttttagggatgttttcattagtttttatgttaaattcacatttctggactttactatgagtttgtgtgtttttctgtgatttcaggtattttctggctgaaattgagggacttgagcagaaatcagattcagaggttgaagaaggactgttgatgctgttggattctgacctccctgcactcaaagtggattttctagagctacagaactcgaaatggcgcgcttccaattgcgttggaaagtagacatccagggctttccagcaatgtataatagtccatactttgcccaagaatagatgacgtaaactggcgtttaacgccagctttctgcccaaatctggcgtccagcgccagaaaaggagctaaaaccagagttgaacgcccaaactggcacaaaagctggcgttcaactccaggaaggacctctacacgtgcaacactcaagctcagcccaagcacacacctagtgggccccggaagtggatttatgcatcaattacttacttctctaaaccatagtagctagtttattataaataggaccttttactattgtattaggcatcttttgatcagttgtatgctatcttagatcacgtttgagggctggcctctcgaccatgcctggactttcacttatgtatttttaacggtagagtttctacactccatagattaaggtgtggagctctgctgttcctcaaagattaatgcaagtactactgttttctattcaattcatcttgtttcgcttctaagatattcattcgtacttcaatctgaatgtgatgaacgtgacaataatcatcattccctatgaacgcgtgcctgacaaccacttccgttctaccttcgactgaatgagtatctcttagatctcttaatcagaatcttcgtggtgtaagctagaatgatggcggcattcaagagaatccggaaagtctaaaccttgtctgtggtattctgagtaggattcaatgaatgaatgactgtgacgagctccaaactcgcgattgctgggcgttagtgacagacgcaaaaggatagtaaatcctattccagcatgatcgagaaccgacagatgaatagccgtgccgtgacagggtgcgttgaccattttcactgagaggataagatgaagccattgacaagggtgatgcctccagacgattagccgtgccgtgacagggcatttggatcattttccagagagaagaccgaaagtagccattgacaatggtgatgtatcacataaagccagccatggaaaggagtaagactaattggatgaagatagcaggaaagcagaggttcagaggaacgaaagcatctccattcgcttatctgaaattctcaccaatgatttacataagtatttctatccctattttattatattattttcgaaaactccataaccatttgatatccgcctgactgagatttacaaggtgaccatagcttgcttcataccgacaatctccgtgggattcgacccttactcacgtaaggtattacttggacgacccagtgcacttgctggtttgttatgcgaagttgtgaagatatgtatATACCATGGTtatgtgcatccgtttttggtgccattgccagggaatcaatttcgaacaacaattcacaacctgagtagcaatttcgcataccaagtttttagcgccgttgccggggaatcaatttcgaacaacaattcacaacctgagtagcaatttcacataccaagtttttggcgccgttgccggagattgttcgagtttggacaactgacggttcatcctgttgctcagattaggtaattttctttttgttttgctttcaaaaaattttcaaaaatatttcaaaattttctcacctgttttcgaaaaaaaaatgttttcaaaaatatatttttcttcagaatttttaagaatgaattctagtgtttcacgaAGCAtgcgaagcctggctggctgtaaagccatgtctaaatttatttggactgaggcagcaatttgttatcaagagcaagctagttgttgttaatccacctgctgctgttcctaatttacatgctaaagcttggctggccattggccatgtctagtgttttggaccggagctttcattgaaagcttggctggctggtgagccatgtctaattcctggactgaagctttagactaacatggcaagattcctggaattcatattaaaaattttggaatccttatttttctttttcataataattttcgaaaaaaaatacaaaaaaaaagttagaaaatcataaaaatcaaaaatatttttgtgttcttgtttgagtcttgagtcatatcataagtttggtgtcacttgcatatgcatcttgcatttttcgaaaatttcatgcattcatagtgttcttcatgatcttcaagttgttcttggtgagtcttcttgtttgatcttgatgattttttttttgtgttgtatgttgtttttcatatgcattcttgaattcttagtgtctaagcattaaataattctaattttggtgtcttgtatgttttccttgcattaaaaatttttcaaaaatatgttcttgatgttcatcatgacattcaaagtgttcttggtgttcatcttgacattcatagcattcttgcatgcatcacatgttttgatctaaaattctcatgcattgcatcatttttcttgtttttccctctcttcattaaaaattcaaaaataaaaaaaatatctttccctttttctctctcataaattcgaaaattagatttgactttttcaaaaaattttaaaatctagttgtttttatgagtcaaatcaaattttcaatttaaaaatctcatctttttcaaaaatcaaatctttttcatttttcttagttactttcgaaaattacaaaaatatttttcaaaaatcttttcttaattttatctcataattttcgaaaataacatcatcaattaatgttttgattcaaactttgagttctagaatcatatcttgtgatttcttgtgaatcaagtcattaattgtgattttaaaaatcaaatctttttcaaaactaatttcaatcatatcttttcaaaatatcttcttatcttatctttttcaaaaaaatttgatttcaaaatatcttttctaacttcctaacttcttatcttttcaaaatttgtttcaactaactaactaacttttttgtttgcttcttacctttttcaaaactacctaactaactctctctctctaattttcgaaaatatcttccctctttttcaaaaatttctttttaattaactaattatttttatttttgatttcaaaatttttcgaaaattactaacttttttcaaaaactattttcgaaaatcactaaccctttttcaaaaattattttcgaaaattctccctctcccatcttattctatttatttattcatctactaacatctcatctcacatctctaccctcctcacagttgtgtttcttccattacattacattctttatctccctcttttcttccactcacaaagggatccctatactgtggtataaaggaactctattattattattttttctgtgccctcttctttgtcacatgagcaggagcaaggacaagaatattcttgttgaagcagatccggaacctgaaaggactctgaagagaaaattaagagaagctaaattacaacaatccagagagaacctttcagaaatttttgaacaggaagaggagatggcagccgaaaataataataatgcaaggaggatgcttggtgactttactgcacctaattccaatttacatggaagaagcatctccattcctgccattggagcaaacaactttgagctgaaacctcaattagtttctctgatgcagcagaactgcaagtttcatggacttccatctgaagatctttttcagttcttaactgaattcttgtagatatgtgatactgttaagactaatggagtagatcctgaagtctacaggctcatgcttttcccttttgctgtaagagacagagctagaatctggttggactctcaacccagagacagcctgaactcttggaataagctagtcacggctttcttagccaagttctttcctcctcaaaagctgagcaaacttagagtggatgtacagaccttcaaacagaaagaaggttaacccctctatgaagcttgggaaagatacaaacagttgaccaaaaagtatccttctgacatgctttcagaatagaccatcctggatatattctatgatggtctgtctgagttatctaagatgtcattggatacctctgcaggtggatccattcacctaaagaaaacgcctgcagaagctcaagaactcattgacatggttgctaataaccagttcatgtacacttctgaaaggaatcctgtaaataatggaacgcctatgaagaagagagttcttgaaattgatactctgaatgccatattggctcagaataaaatattcactcagcaagtcaatatgatttctcagagtctgaatggagtgcaagctgcatccaacagtactcaagaggcttcttatgaagaagaagcttatgatcctgaaaaccctgcaatagcagaggtgaattacatgggtgaaccttatggaaacacctataactcatcatggagaaatcatccaaatttctcatggaaggatcaaaagcctcaacaaggctttaataatggtggaagaaacaggtttaacaataataaaccttttccatcatccactcagcaacagacagagaattctgagcagaatccatctcgcttagcaaacttagtctctgatctatccaaggccactgtaagttttatgaatgaaacaaggtcttccattagaaatttggaagcacaagtgggccagctgagtaaaaggatcactgaaatccctcctagtactctcccaagcaatacagaagagaatccaaaaggagagtgcaaggccattgaaataagcaccatggccgaacctgtaagggaaggagaggacgtgaatcccaaggaggaagacctcctgggacgtccaatggtccataaggagcttccctctgaggaaccaaaggactctgaggctcatctagagaccatagagatcccattaaacctccttatgccattcatgagctctgatgagtattcctcttctgaagagaatgaggatgttactgaaaagCAAacagccaagtttcttggtgcaatcatgaagatgaatgccaaattatttggcattaatacttgggaagttgaacctcccttgttcatcaatgaactaagtgatctggatcaactgacattgcctcaaaagagacaggatcctggaaagttcataataccttgtactataggcaccatgatctttaaggctctgtgtgaccttagttcagggataaacctcatgcccctctctgtaatagagaaactgtgaatctatggggtgcaagctgctaaaatctcattagagatggcagacaattcaagaaaacaggcttatggacaagtagaggacgtgttagtaaaggttgaaggcctttacatccctgctgatttcatagttctggatactggaaaggaagaggatgaatccatcatcctaggaagacctttcctggccacagcaagagctgtgattgatgtggacaaaggagaattgatccttcaagtaaatgaggacaaccttgtgtttacaactcaaggatctctctctgtatccatggagagaaagcagaaaaagcttctctcaaagcagagtcaacccaagcccccacagtcaaactctaagtttggtgttgggaggccacaaccaaactctaagtttggtgttgaactcccatatccaaactctaagtttggtgttggagagtttcaacaatgctctgaacatctgtgaggctccatgagagcccactgtcaagctattgacattaaagaagcgcttgttgggaggcaactcaatgtttatttatctaattttgtttttgtttttcatgttttattaggttcatgatcatgtggagtcacaaaataaatataaaaattgaaaacggaatcaaaaacagcagaagaaaaatcacaccctggaggaagcatctgcctggcgttcaacgccagaacagagcatggttctggcactgaacgcccaaaatgggcagcatcctggcgctgaacgcccagaacaagcatggttctggcgttcaacgccagaaatggctagtaaatgggcgttgaacgcccaaaatgggcaccaacctggcgctgaacgcccagagttgtgtgcaagggcattttacatgcctaatgtggtgcaaggttgtaaattcttgaacacctcaggatctgtggaccccacaggatcatctcaggatctgtggaccccacaggatccccacctacctccactcacttcttctcacccctctttcacacaatcccattaacactcttccccaaaacccttcaccaatcacctcaatctctcttccccatcacctcttcaccactcacatccatccactcttccccattaacctacctcataaaccccacctaccttcaaaattcaaaaccaatttcccacccaaacccacccatatggccgaaacctttccccccccctcccttccctatataaagcc is a window from the Arachis hypogaea cultivar Tifrunner chromosome 17, arahy.Tifrunner.gnm2.J5K5, whole genome shotgun sequence genome containing:
- the LOC112763207 gene encoding uncharacterized protein, whose amino-acid sequence is MAKQKVIAQIYGDWKESYNKVSKLLQALQSYFPETICDLRVRLYYDGHLLVRDCSMFDKVFWIFPSCVEAFKHCKPFVFINGTHLYGRYGGVLLIAVAQDGNSNILPIAFAIADFESTESWSFFLTNLRRHVTDNRNFLSAIKAALSSDDSGWYPLRAFHAYCIKHLTANFMAHFKSAKGKRYLINAAYSSSKAGYECGRQFGHMTTNLLECINTVLKGTRYLLISAIVRITYERLQKLFVMKGREAQSQMLAGNRISQRLMVAIEKNREGIRRYVSRIVTGGPLCLLWKRCAASSIEWAPYVHPVYRHEAIFKVYEIEFPLISDESLWSEWYGTILCPNLVMRRKATGMPISTRFQNDKDEVERHEKRCGLYRQVGHTRRGCPNQPTRDA